CCAGATAGGGAAGCGTCAGGTCGCCGGAGGGCAGCGTGAGGGTCGTCTGCGCGGGGAGGGACTGGGCGGCGGAACCCGGAGTGGCCGTTGTGGCCGGTGTGCTCGTCTGGGCGGTTGCCATCCCCAGGCTGAGAAGCAGTGTGGTGGTCAGCAGTGCGCGGCGTGCAAGAGTCGTCATGCTCTAACCTCCCGGTCAGCGGTTTAGGGTGCCAATTGAGGGGTGCGGCGCCTTCACCCTCTCCAGGGGAGAGCGTAGGAGGTCTGGATGTGTAGGTCCCGTTACTCTGACTAGCATCCCTTGTTGCCGGACTCACCGCCTGTGGCCGCAGGCGGATCAGCCAACCGGAAGTACCTTCACTCTCCCCTCTCCAACCACGCCAGCGCGGCCTCCACGATCTCCTCCGGGACGGTGTGCGGCCCGGCAAACTCCAGGTATTCCACGTCGTACCCGGCCCGCCGGAGCTGGGGCACGATCACGCGGCTACAGCGGTCGATGGGCAGAACGCGGTCATATTCGCCGTGGGAGATGAAGATGCGGGGGGCGCCGACCTGCCGCGCAGGCGCCATGAACCCCGGCGAGAACGCCATCAGGTGCGTGAACAGGTCGCCGTTGCCCAGCCCCAGCGAGAGCGCGTAGGAGGCGCCGTCCGAGAACCCTTCCAGCACGACGCGCGTAGGATCAACGGGATACCGCTCGAAGACGAAGGCGAGGGCCTGATCGATAAAGGCCACGTCCGGGCCGTACCCCCCCCGGATGACGTCCCAGGTGGAGGACCGGGCTTCAGGGGCCAGCAGCAACAGGCCGTGGGTGTCGGCGTGGCTAAGGAGTGGCGCCAGCCCGTGCTGCGCGTTGCAGCCCGCGCCGTGCAGCATGACGATGAGGGGCATGGGCCGGATGGGACGGGTGTCTGGCACGTATAGCAGGCCATCCCGCTTCTTGCCGAACTCCAGGGACCGCAAGCCACGCTGAGCGGGCACCTGCTCCGGCTGGCCCCGCACTCGGCCGGGCCGCGCTGCCAGGCGGCCGGGGTCCTCCCCCCCCTGCCCTGGCCTGCTGGTCATGTTGCCGTCCCCCCGGTTGCGCCGCTCATTCAGGCATTGTGGGGCGTGTGCCGCGCGAATGCCGGTGACATCGGTGAAGGGCTGTTGAGCGATGGGACCGCGTTCCAGGCAGGTGAAGCGAGCTTGACGGCCCGCACACCTGCCCCGTCCGGCGGGCGCCTACCCTCGGGGCATGACGGACAACCGCAACGACAAACCCAACGAGGCCGAGCAGATGCAGGAAGGCTACATCGAGCAGCAGGAACGCTGGCAGGAGACGGGTATCACCGGCGCGGGCGGGGCGGGGCAGACGGGCACCCCCGGCAACCAGGAAGCGGGCGCGGCCATTCCCGACGAGGGCGACCAGGTGGCTCCGCCCCCGATTCCCGACGATCAGCACACGCCGGGGCGCTGAGCGCGGGCAGGCTCACTTCTCCAGCAACTCCCCTATGTTCTCGACCGTGCGCCAGTTGCGGACGGTCGCTGCCTGCTTCAGGGGCGTCAGGTTCAGCTTGCTCTGGCCCAGGCCGCCGGGGGTGTGGAGGTAGAGTTCGCGCCCCAGGCATACCCAGGTGTCCTCGCCGGAAGCACGGGCGCTCAGGGCGTCCAGCCGCTCAGCGGTGGGGACCTGATGCAGGAACGCCACATGAACTTTCGTCCCGTCCGCCGCGGCCTGCGCCGGGTAGGGGTTGCGGGGGGCCAGGGCGGACCATTCCGCCGCGCTCCGCAGCATCACGTCCACCGGAAAGCCGAACTCCAGCCGCAGAGCCTCCTCAATGGCCGCCTGGTCCACCTTCTCGGCCTGAAAGACGACGTTGCCGCTCTGAATGTATGTCTGGACCCCCCGGAAGCCCAGGCGCTCGAAGGTGGCCTTCAGGTCCTTCATCGGCACCTTGCGGTTGCCGCCGACATTGATGCCCCGCAACAGCGCGACGTGTTTCATGCCTGCATGGTGAGCGGCCAGATCAGGCCTGCTTTCCGAACAGCCCCAGGTATTCCCCGTAGCCCTGCGCGGCCAGGTCGTCCACCGGCACGAAGCGCAGCGCCGCCGAATTGATGCAGTAGCGCAGGCCGCCCGCCTCGGCGGGGCCGTCAGGGAAGACGTGGCCCAGGTGGGAGTCTGCCAGGCCCGAGCGCACCTCGGTGCGGGGGTAGCCGATCTTGTGGTCGGTGTTCTCGGTCAGGTTCACGCTGGGAATCGGGCGGGTGAAGCTGGGCCAGCCGCAGCCCGCGTCGTACTTGTCGAGCGAACTGAAGAGGGGTTCGCCGGACACCACGTCCACGTAGATGCCTTCTGCGTCGTGGTCCCAGTATTCCCCCGTGAAGGCGCGTTCGGTGCCCTCGCGCTGGGTCACGTGGTACTGCATCGGCGTAAGGGCCTGGCGCAGTTCCTCGTCGCTGGGCTTCTGGAAGGTGGCCTGGCGGTCGGGCTTGGTCATGGGAACCTCCGGTCAGGAGAGTGGACGGGCGGGTGGTGGGCCGGACAGCCTTCAAGATACGCTCAAGGCCGTTTCGTAACACTGCCCCCGGCCACCTCTGCGGGGGCGTGCCAGACTCGCCGCATGACTCTCTTTTCCCCCTCGGCTCCGGGCAAACTGCGCGTGGACATCTGGTCGGACATCGCCTGCCCGTGGTGTTACATCGGCAAGCGGCGGCTGGAACAGGCCCTCCAGGGCTTCCCCCAGCGCGATCAGGTGGAGGTGGTGTGGCATTCCTTCGAGCTGGACCCCTCGGCCCCGGTGCAGGGTCCGCTGTCCCTGCGCGACGGTCTGGCCCGCAAGTACCGGCGCACGCCCGAGCAGGCGCAGGAGATGCTGGACAGCATGACGCACACCGCCGCCGGGGAGGGGCTGGACTACCACTTCGAGCGCGCACAGCCGACAAATACCTTCCTGGCCCATCAACTGCTTCACCTCGCCGCAGAAAAGGGCCTGGGAGACGCGATGAAAGAACGCCTGCTGCGGGCCTACCTCTCCGAAGGCGAATTCCTGGGCGACCGGGAAACGCTGGTGCGCCTGGCCTCGGAAGTGGGCCTGGACGCGGCCGAGGTGCGCGCGGCACTGGAGAGCGGGAAGTACGCCCAGGCCGTGCGGCAGGACGAGGCGCAGGCGCAGGCCCTGGGCATCAGCGGCGTGCCCTTCTTCGTGCTGGGCGGCAAGTACGGCGTGAGCGGCGCCCAGTCACCGGACGTGCTGCGCGGGGCGCTGGAGCAGGTCTGGAAGGAAACGCATCCCGCGCCCCTGACCCTGCTGGGCCAGGACACCCCGGCCGAGGGCTGCGAGGACGGGCAGTGCGCGCTGCCCCAGCGGGACGCGGCGGACACGCGCGGCTGAAGGCGTCAGCGCCCGCCCAGCAGCCGCCGGACGAGCAGTTGCGCCAGGGCGAACAGGACCGCGAAGCCCAGCACGGGCAGCGGGTCCCGCACGCCGAACAGCGCCACGCCCGCCAGCAGCGCGACCAGCGCACTCACGGCCAAGCGCCCCTGTCCCGCGCGGCCACGTTGAAGCCACAACAGCAGCCCCAGTCCCACCAGACCCGCGCCGACCACCCCCAGGTCGAGCGGGTCATGCCGTTCCTGCCAGGCCACGACCAGCAGGGCCGCGGCCAGCAGCAGCGGCAGCACCAGGGCGGCGGGCTTCACTTAGTGGTCCCACACGTCGCAGCGGTGCTCCTGGCGGAAATCGGTGAGCTCGTGGATATTGCCGGGCTGGAAGGTCAGGACGTTGTTCTGGGCGGGCACGAAGGGCCGCCAGACGGGCAGGCCCGGCCCGTTGGGATTGCCGGTGCGCGCGAAGTTGGTCCAGTAGGTCCGCAGCGTGCGGGCGAGGTCGGCCTGGGCGGGGGTGAACTGGGCCGGGTCCGCGAAGTCCGTCAGCGGCGTGCCGAACACGCTGATGAGTTCGGCGGCGTGGAAGGCCCCGTAGCGGGGGACACTGGTGGTGGGCTTCAGCTCGCTGGGCGCCGCCTGGTCGCGGAACTCGTAGGCATAGACCGGCACCACGCGGGCGAGGTCGCGGGTGATGTCGTTCACCGGGCAGGCGAACAGCCCGTCGGTGACGACGGCGGCGGCGGTCAGGCCCACCGTCGGGTAATCGCGGGTGAGGTAGTTGGCCAGGACGCGCGGCGCGTTCCACCGTTCCAGCAGCGCCACCAGCCCCCAGTACTGCCACAGGGGCAGGTCCCTTCCGGCCCCGGCGATGGGCGCCACAAAGAGCGTGCCCTCATCGAGGTTGCTGCCGATCATGACGGGCACCCGGTTCACCTCCCCGCTCTGGAACACCTCATGGGGGGAACGCGGGAGTACCGCGTCGCCGTAGACGGGGGGCAGCGCGACGCTCCCGGGAGCACGGCGGCCGGGCACGGGCGTGGTCAGCAGGCGCTCGACCGGGACGCCCCGCAGGCAGGCGCCGCTCCCGTCGGGGCACCCCAGGTCGCGGGCATAGGCGGCCCCCGTGTTCAGCGCGTCGGGGAGGGCCGCGATGTTGATGCTGGGCGTGCAGGGGCCGCTCTGGAGAACCGCCTTGTCGAAGAGGCCCGCCGCGCCGGGCGAGGCGAGCTGCGCGCACAAGCTCATCCCACCGGCCGACTCCCCGAAGACAGTGACGTTCGCGGGGTCCCCCCCGAAGGCGGCGGCATTCGCCCGCACCCAGCGCAGCGCCGCCTGCTGATCGAGGAGGCCGTAGTTGCCGTCGGTGCGGCCTTCGAGCAGCCCCGGCGCGGCGAGGAAGCCCAGCGGTCCCAGGCGGTAGTTCACGGTGACGACCACCACCCCGCGCTCGCGCGCCAGCACCCGCCCGTCGTAGTCGCTGCCCGCCCCGCTGCGGAAGGAGCCGCCGTGAATCCAGACCATCACCGGGGCGCGCGCCGCATTCGCCGGTGCATAGACATTCAGGTAGAGGCAGTCCTCCGCCCCGCGCAGGCCGCCGCCCGCCAGGGGAGGCCGGGGCTGCACGCACACGTTGCCGGGCCGCGAGGCGTCGCGCTCGCCCACCCAGATGGGGGCCGGTTCCGGGGCCTTCCAGCGTCTTTCCCCGACCGGCGGCGCGGCATAGGGAATGCCCTGCCACACACGCACGCCGCCCGCCTCGCGGCCCACCAGCAGGCCGGAGGTGACCTGGGCACGGACGGGCAGACCGGGCGCGGCGGCGGGGGCGGCCTGGGTGGTGGGCGGCAGGGCAGGGGCCGGGGCGGTGGTGTCCTGGGCCGAGGCGACCGTGAACAGCGCGGCGGTCAGCAGGCTGAGCGTGCGGGTCATGGCCCCAGCGTAGGGGACACGGCGGCGCGTTTCATGGGGCCAGCTTCAGAACAGGTTGGGGGTCAGGCGGGGTTGGGCGTCAGGCCGGGCTGCGCGGCGGGGCCTTCGTCCCCCTCCGGGGTGGAGGCGGGGCCGTCCAGCGTGCCCCCCGCCAGGACCGTCTGCACGTCCTCGCCGGTCAGCGACTCGCGGGCCATCAGCGCGTCGGTCAGGCGGTGCAGGACATGCGCGTGCTCGGTCAGCAGGGCCGCCGCCCGCTCGTACTGCCCGTTCAGGATGCGGGCGAGTTCGGCGTCGATGCGCTCGGCGGTGTGGTCGCTGTAGACGCCCTGCTGCGGGCCGTAGCCCAGGTACCCGGCGCTCTCCTGCGCCAGCGCGAGCTGCCCCACCTCACTCATGCCCCACTCGGTCACCATCCGGCGGGCGAGGTTGGTCGCCTGCTGGAAGTCGTTCGCGGCCCCGGTCGTGACCTGTCCGGTGGCGACCTCCTCGGCGGCGTGCCCGGCCAGCGCCACACAGATGCGGTCGAGCAGCGCGGCGCGCGTGAGGTGCATGCGGTCCTCGGGCGTGTAGAGCGCCGAGCCCAGCGACCGCCCACGCGGCACGATGGTCAGCTTGTGGGCCTTGTCCGCATGGGGGAGCAACTGCGCGGCGAGGGCATGACCGACCTCGTGGTAGGCGGTGACCTTGCGGTCCGCTTCCCGGACCACCAGTGAGCGCCGTTCCGGTCCCATCAACACCCGGTCCCGCGCCTCCTCCACATCCCGCATCACGATCCGTGACCGTCCCGCCCGCGCCGCCCCCAGCGCCGCCTCATTCAACAGATTCTCCAGGTCCGCCCCCACCATCCCCGCCGTCCTCCGGGCGATCACCGCGAGGTCCACACTGGGATCGAGCGGTTTCTTGCGGGCATGAATGCGCAGGATCATCTCACGCCCCCGCACGTCGGGGGCGTCCACCACCACCTGACGGTCAAACCTTCCCGGACGCAGCAAAGCGGCGTCCAGCACATCGGGGCGGTTGGTGGCGGCCAGGATGATGACTTCCTGGCCGCTGGAGAAGCCGTCCATCTCGACCAGCAGTTGGTTGAGGGTCTGTTCGCGTTCGTCGTTGCCGCCTTGCAGGTTGACGCCACGCTTGCGGCCGACGGCGTCGATCTCGTCGATGAAGACGATGCAGGGCGCGCTTTTGCGCGCCTGCTCGAACAGGTCGCGCACCCGGGCGGCGCCCACCCCGACGAACATCTCGACGAAGTCACTGCCCGAGATGGAGAAGTAGGGGACTTTGGCTTCACCCGCGACGGCTTTGGCGAGCAGGGTTTTGCCGGAGCCGGGGGGGCCGACGAGGAGGACGCCGTGGGGGATGCGGGCGCCGAGCTGGTGGTAACGCTCGGGGTGGCGCAGGAAGTCGACGACTTCCTGCAAATCCTGCTTGGCCTCGTCACACCCGGCGACGTCCTGAAAGGTCAACTTGACCTGGCCCTCCGCGATCACCGCCGCCTTCGACTTCCCGAAGCTGCTGGCGGCATCGGTCCCCCCCCCGCCCCGGTTGCGGAACAGCAGCAGCAGCAGGCCGACGATCAGCAGCATGGTCAGCAGCCCGCTGAACAGCGTCAGCAGGCTCAGGCGGGCGGTGGGCGCGTAGGTGACGCTCACCCCGGCCGCCTGGAGCCGGTTCAGGGTGATGGCGGGGTCGGCGGCCAGCGTGCGGGTGTGGTAGGAGCTGCCGCTCTTCAGCGTGCCGGTGAGCAGCGCCGTGTTGTTCTGGAACTGCACGGTGGCGGTCTGGACCTGTCCGGCCCGCAGCGCGTCCGTGAAGTCGGTGAGGGACAGGTCACCCGTATGCCCGCGCGGACTGGCGGCATTGATCAGGAGCAGCAGCAACACCACGGCGGCGGCCAGGCCCCAGCCCCACATGGCGCGTTTCATCCCGCTCCACCCCCGGTGTTCCCCCCGCTTGTCGTCATGGCTCAGTTTATGTCGCCCGGCGTGCAGAACTCTGGAACCCGGGTAGCGATGTGGCCGGGCAAAAGCCCCGTTCTTGACCCAATCTTAAACTTGAGTCCTCTGCACTCAATTCTGTTGACTGTTAGAAACTGTGGGCTTATACTCTGGTCAGTTTCAGAACTGCTCCCCCACCGGGCGCAGCATCCCCCTCGCTCAAGGAGTCAAACATGCCGAAAGCCGTCGGAATCGACCTCGGAACCACCAACAGCGTGATCGCCGCCATGGAAGGTGGGCGCCCGGAAGTTATCGTCAACGCGGAAGGCGCGCGCACCACGCCCTCGGTCGTCGCCTACAAGGGTGACGAGCGTCTGGTGGGCCAGATTGCCCGCCGTCAGGCCGCGCTGAACCCGCTGGCCACCCTCTTCGATGTCAAACGCTTCATCGGTCGCCGCTGGGACGAGGTGAAAGAAGAGGCGGCCCGCGCCCCCTTCAAGGTCAAGGAAGGCCCCGGCGGGTCCGTCCGCATTGAGGTGAACGGCAAGGACCTCGCCCCCGAGCAGGTCAGCGCCGAGGTGCTCCGGAAGCTGGTGAACGACGCCAGCGCGAAACTCGGCCAGAAGATCACCGACGCCGTGATCACCGTCCCCGCCTACTTCGACAACTCGCAGCGCGAGGCCACCAAGCAGGCGGGCGAGATCGCGGGCCTGAACGTGCTGCGCGTGATCAACGAACCCACCGCCGCCGCGCTGGCCTACGGCCTGGAGCGCAAGGGCAACGAGACGGTGCTGGTCTTCGACCTGGGGGGCGGCACCTTCGACGTGACGATCCTCGAACTGGGTGAAGGCGTCTTTGAGGTGAAGTCCACCGCCGGTGACACCCACCTGGGCGGCGCGGACTTCGACCAGCGGATCGTGAACTGGCTGGCCGAGGAGTTCCAGAAGGAACACCACTTCGACCTCCGCAAGGACCCGCAGGCCCTCCAGCGTCTGATCGAGGCCGCCGAACGCGCCAAGATCGAGCTGAGCAACGCCACCGAGACGACCATCAGCCTCCCCTTCATCACCTTCGACCCGGAGACGCGCACCCCGCTGCACCTGGAGCGCACCCTGACCCGCGCCAAGTTCGAGGAACTGACCGCCGATCTGCTGCGCCGTGTGCGTCAGCCCATCGAGCAGGCGATGGCCGACGCGAAGGTGAGCGCCAAGGACATCGACGAGGTGATCCTGGTCGGCGGCTCCACCCGCATGCCCGCGGTCAAGCGCATCGTGAAGGAGATCACCGGCAAGGAGCCGAACGAGTCGGTCAACCCCGACGAGGCCGTGGCGCTGGGCGCCGCCGTGCAGGCGGGCATCATCGAGGGCGACACCAACCTGGGCGACATCGTGCTGGTGGACGTGACGCCGCTGACGCTGGGCGTGGAGGTCAAGGGCGGCATGGTCGCGCCGATGATCACCCGCAACACCACCATCCCCGCCAAGAAGACCGAGATCTACACCACCGCCGAGAACAACCAGCCGGGCGTGGAGATCGTGGTGCTGCAAGGCGAGCGTCCGATGGCCGCCGACAACAAGAGCCTGGGCCGCTTCAAGCTCGAAGGCATCCCGCCGATGCCCGCCGGTCGCCCGCAGATCGAGGTGACCTTCGACATCGACGCCAACGGCATCCTGCACGTGACCGCCAAGGAAAAGACCAGCGGCAAGGAAGCCAGCATCCGCATCGAGAACACCACCACCCTCGACAAGGGCGACGTGGACCGCATGGTGCGCGAGGCCGAGCAGAACGCCGAGGCCGACCGCCAGCGCCGCGAGAAGGTCGAGAAGCGCAACAACCTGGATAGCCTCCGTGTGCAGGCCCTGGGCCAGATCGAGGAAAACGCGAATGCGCCCCAGGACGCCAAGGACAGCCTGCGCGCCGCCGCCGAGCGGGCCGAGGAAGCCATCCGCAGCGACAACGACCAGCAGATCGCGGACGCCCAGCAGCGGCTGGAAGAGGCCCTCCGCACCTTCATGCCCGCCGCGCAGCAGGGCGGACAGGGCCAGGCGGATCAGGGCGGCCAGCCCCAGGCGAACCGCCAGGAAGACGACGTGATCGACGCGGATTTCAAGCCCGCCGAGTAAGCGCCGCCCAGACCTGAAAACACCAGTGGGGAGAGGGAAGGCCAGCCGAGCCCCCTCTCCCCTATCTTCAATCCATGTTTAGAAGACGAGGCAATCCCATGACCCACGACGATCAGAAGAAGAATCAGAACGAGCAGGCGACCCAGGACACCCACGAGGCCCGCGAGGGACAGAGCAACCAGGCCAATGCCGAACAGACCGAAGAGGATGACGAGGACATCGACCTGGGCAACTTCCCCGGCCTGGATGAGAACATGTTCGGCCAGGTGCAGGAGATGATGGCGAAGCTGGAGCGCGTGGGCGAACTGGAGCAGGAAAACGCCGACCTGAAGGTCAAACTCGGCCGTCTCGCCGCCGACTTCGAGAACTACCGCCGCCGCACCCAGGAGGACGTGGACGCCGCCGAGGGGCAGGGCGTTGCCAAGGCCGCCGAGCGGCTGATGCCGGTCTATGACGACCTCGACCGTGCCCTCAGCATGGGCAGCGGCGATCCCGCCAAGCTGATTCCCGGCGTGGAGGCCGTGCAGAGCAGGGTGCTGAGCATCTTCTCCGGCCTGGGCCTGGAAGCCACCGGCAAGGAGGGCGAACACTTCGACCCCCGCTGGCACGAGGCGATTCAGGTGGTCCCGGGGGAAGAGGACGACGTGATCGTGCAGGTCTACCAGCTCGGCTTCCGCATGGGCGACCGGCTGGTGCGGCCCGCACGAGTGGTGGTCAGCAAGAAGGGGTAAGGCGTGAGGGGTTAGGAGTTAGGGCCGGGTCTTTTCCTCATCCCTAACTCCTAACCCCTCATACTGCCCCAAAGGAGCAACATGGCCTACAAAGATTATTACGACGTATTGGGCGTCCAGCGCAGTGCCTCCGACGCCGACATCAAGAGCGCGTACCGCAAGCTCGCCAAGCAGTACCACCCGGACAAGAACCCGGGGGACGAGTCGGCCGCCGACAAGTTCAAGGAGATCGGTGAGGCCTACGCGGTGCTGTCCGACCCCGAAAAGCGCCAGCTGTACGACCAGTACGGGCACGCGGGACAGGTGCCGCCCGGGGCGTATCCCGGTGGTGCGGGCGGCGGTTTCCAGGGCGAGGACTTCTCGGGCTTCGACCCCTCACAATTCAGCGACTTCTTCCAGGGCCTGTTCGGCATGGGCGGGCGCCGGGGCGGGGCGAGCGGATTTGCCGGGGCGGGGGGCAGTCAGGTCAGTCTCGAAGACCTGCTGTCCGGCCTGGGCGGCACGCAGGGGCGGAGATTCGTGCAGAACGTGGAGGGCGAACTCCAGGTCACCTTGCAGGAAGCCTTTCAGGGCTCCGACGAGGTGATCAACGTGGACGGCAAACGCCTGACCCTGCGCGTTCCGGCGGGCACCCGCGACGGCGCCCGCCTGCGCCTGGCCGGGCAGGGACCGGGCGGCGGCGACGTGCTGCTCACGATCCGCGTGCTGGAAGACCCGCGCTTCGACCTCGACGGGGACGACCTGATCACCTCGGTGGACGTGCCCGCCCCGGTTGCCGCGCTGGGGGGCAGCGTGACGGTGCAGACGCTTGGCGGCAGCGGCAACCTGACCATCCCGGCGGGGAGCAGCGGGGGCCGCCGGATGCGCCTGCGCGGGCAGGGCTGGCCGCGCAAGGACGGCACGCGCGGCGACCTCTACGTCCGGCTGAACCTCACCGTGCCCAAGACCCTCAGCGACGCGGAAAAGGACCTGTACCGCAAGCTGCGTGACCTGCAGAAGTGACGCCGGACCCCCTCAGCGAAAGGCCCGCCTGGAGAAGCTCCGGCGGGCCTTTCCTCCTGACCTTTACTGGTCGGTGGGCACGCTGATGCCCTCCAGGGCCTCCTGATCCATCCCGCCGACCGTGCGGTTCGCCAGGTCGCCCAGGCTGACCATCCCGACCAGGCGGCCGTTCTCGGTCACGGGGATGCGGTGGAGCTGGCGGTCGGCCATCTCGCGGGCAGCGTCCTCGATGCTGGCGTTCGCGTCCATCGTGAACACGTCGCCGGTCGTGTAGTCGGTAACAGGCGTCCCGAAGTCGTGCCCGTAGGCGACCGCCCGGATCACGATGTCCCGGTCGGTGATGATGCCGGTGGGCCGGTCATTCTCCACGACCAGCACCGAACCGATGTCCTGCTCCAGCATCAGCGTGGCGACTTCCTTCAGCGTCGCCATCGGGTCCACGGTCACGGGGTCGGGGGTCATGATGTCTCTGAGCGTCGGCATGAACGTACCGTACCCGCCCCGGCTTCAGCCTCCATAGGAACCGGGTAAAGACAGGCAAAGGGAGAGGGGAAGGCACCCTCCCGGCCCTTCCCCTCTCCCCTAACTGCTAACGCCTAACCCCTCACTTCATCAGCCAGTCGAAGCTCGTCTTGACCAGCATGTTGCGGCTGTTGGGCGTCAGGCCCTCCAGACCGAAGCCCATGTTCACGGTGCGGTACTTGCCCGCGTCGTTGATCACGATGGCTCCGGCGTTCTCACCCGTGTTCTGGGCGGTCACGCGGGGGCGCTGCGCGGGCTGCTGGCCGCTGAAAATCTGGTTCAGAAGGCCGCCGATCACATTCGCGGCGAGGCGCTCGACCAGGCCGCGCGGGTCCTCGACCTTCTGCTGGGCGCGGGTGCGGTTGCGGTCCACCCGGATGCTCTGGGCGGTGATGGTCCCCGCGTTGGCGTTCGCGCTGCCCCAGGAGGCGACCACCTGCGAGCCGTTCAGGTCCGCGATCACGTCGGGGTAATACTGGTTCCCGGCGCTGCCCTGGGCGTTCAGGGTGAAGGCGGTGTTGCCGAAGGCTCCGCTGGTCACGAACTTCGGCGTCCCGCTGCTGTCGGCCACGAAGCGGGTCTTGAGGGTGCTGCGGTAGAAGTCGCTTTCCCCGATGTCGTAGCCGATGTCCTGCCCGGTCACCAGCAGGCGGCCACCGCCCGCGAGGTACTGCCGCAGCGTGTTCTGGTCCGCCGCCGTGATGGTGTTCTGGTACTGCTCCCCGGTCGCCCAGACCACGATGTCGGCCTTCTGCATCTCGCTGAGGGGAACGGCGCCCATGCTCTGCACGTTCCAGACAAAGGCGCCCCCGGAAGCGGCGTTGG
The window above is part of the Deinococcus metallilatus genome. Proteins encoded here:
- a CDS encoding alpha/beta hydrolase is translated as MTSRPGQGGEDPGRLAARPGRVRGQPEQVPAQRGLRSLEFGKKRDGLLYVPDTRPIRPMPLIVMLHGAGCNAQHGLAPLLSHADTHGLLLLAPEARSSTWDVIRGGYGPDVAFIDQALAFVFERYPVDPTRVVLEGFSDGASYALSLGLGNGDLFTHLMAFSPGFMAPARQVGAPRIFISHGEYDRVLPIDRCSRVIVPQLRRAGYDVEYLEFAGPHTVPEEIVEAALAWLERGE
- a CDS encoding DUF1697 domain-containing protein is translated as MKHVALLRGINVGGNRKVPMKDLKATFERLGFRGVQTYIQSGNVVFQAEKVDQAAIEEALRLEFGFPVDVMLRSAAEWSALAPRNPYPAQAAADGTKVHVAFLHQVPTAERLDALSARASGEDTWVCLGRELYLHTPGGLGQSKLNLTPLKQAATVRNWRTVENIGELLEK
- the msrB gene encoding peptide-methionine (R)-S-oxide reductase MsrB is translated as MTKPDRQATFQKPSDEELRQALTPMQYHVTQREGTERAFTGEYWDHDAEGIYVDVVSGEPLFSSLDKYDAGCGWPSFTRPIPSVNLTENTDHKIGYPRTEVRSGLADSHLGHVFPDGPAEAGGLRYCINSAALRFVPVDDLAAQGYGEYLGLFGKQA
- a CDS encoding DsbA family oxidoreductase, which gives rise to MTLFSPSAPGKLRVDIWSDIACPWCYIGKRRLEQALQGFPQRDQVEVVWHSFELDPSAPVQGPLSLRDGLARKYRRTPEQAQEMLDSMTHTAAGEGLDYHFERAQPTNTFLAHQLLHLAAEKGLGDAMKERLLRAYLSEGEFLGDRETLVRLASEVGLDAAEVRAALESGKYAQAVRQDEAQAQALGISGVPFFVLGGKYGVSGAQSPDVLRGALEQVWKETHPAPLTLLGQDTPAEGCEDGQCALPQRDAADTRG
- a CDS encoding carboxylesterase/lipase family protein, encoding MTRTLSLLTAALFTVASAQDTTAPAPALPPTTQAAPAAAPGLPVRAQVTSGLLVGREAGGVRVWQGIPYAAPPVGERRWKAPEPAPIWVGERDASRPGNVCVQPRPPLAGGGLRGAEDCLYLNVYAPANAARAPVMVWIHGGSFRSGAGSDYDGRVLARERGVVVVTVNYRLGPLGFLAAPGLLEGRTDGNYGLLDQQAALRWVRANAAAFGGDPANVTVFGESAGGMSLCAQLASPGAAGLFDKAVLQSGPCTPSINIAALPDALNTGAAYARDLGCPDGSGACLRGVPVERLLTTPVPGRRAPGSVALPPVYGDAVLPRSPHEVFQSGEVNRVPVMIGSNLDEGTLFVAPIAGAGRDLPLWQYWGLVALLERWNAPRVLANYLTRDYPTVGLTAAAVVTDGLFACPVNDITRDLARVVPVYAYEFRDQAAPSELKPTTSVPRYGAFHAAELISVFGTPLTDFADPAQFTPAQADLARTLRTYWTNFARTGNPNGPGLPVWRPFVPAQNNVLTFQPGNIHELTDFRQEHRCDVWDH
- the ftsH gene encoding ATP-dependent zinc metalloprotease FtsH yields the protein MKRAMWGWGLAAAVVLLLLLINAASPRGHTGDLSLTDFTDALRAGQVQTATVQFQNNTALLTGTLKSGSSYHTRTLAADPAITLNRLQAAGVSVTYAPTARLSLLTLFSGLLTMLLIVGLLLLLFRNRGGGGTDAASSFGKSKAAVIAEGQVKLTFQDVAGCDEAKQDLQEVVDFLRHPERYHQLGARIPHGVLLVGPPGSGKTLLAKAVAGEAKVPYFSISGSDFVEMFVGVGAARVRDLFEQARKSAPCIVFIDEIDAVGRKRGVNLQGGNDEREQTLNQLLVEMDGFSSGQEVIILAATNRPDVLDAALLRPGRFDRQVVVDAPDVRGREMILRIHARKKPLDPSVDLAVIARRTAGMVGADLENLLNEAALGAARAGRSRIVMRDVEEARDRVLMGPERRSLVVREADRKVTAYHEVGHALAAQLLPHADKAHKLTIVPRGRSLGSALYTPEDRMHLTRAALLDRICVALAGHAAEEVATGQVTTGAANDFQQATNLARRMVTEWGMSEVGQLALAQESAGYLGYGPQQGVYSDHTAERIDAELARILNGQYERAAALLTEHAHVLHRLTDALMARESLTGEDVQTVLAGGTLDGPASTPEGDEGPAAQPGLTPNPA
- the dnaK gene encoding molecular chaperone DnaK, with protein sequence MPKAVGIDLGTTNSVIAAMEGGRPEVIVNAEGARTTPSVVAYKGDERLVGQIARRQAALNPLATLFDVKRFIGRRWDEVKEEAARAPFKVKEGPGGSVRIEVNGKDLAPEQVSAEVLRKLVNDASAKLGQKITDAVITVPAYFDNSQREATKQAGEIAGLNVLRVINEPTAAALAYGLERKGNETVLVFDLGGGTFDVTILELGEGVFEVKSTAGDTHLGGADFDQRIVNWLAEEFQKEHHFDLRKDPQALQRLIEAAERAKIELSNATETTISLPFITFDPETRTPLHLERTLTRAKFEELTADLLRRVRQPIEQAMADAKVSAKDIDEVILVGGSTRMPAVKRIVKEITGKEPNESVNPDEAVALGAAVQAGIIEGDTNLGDIVLVDVTPLTLGVEVKGGMVAPMITRNTTIPAKKTEIYTTAENNQPGVEIVVLQGERPMAADNKSLGRFKLEGIPPMPAGRPQIEVTFDIDANGILHVTAKEKTSGKEASIRIENTTTLDKGDVDRMVREAEQNAEADRQRREKVEKRNNLDSLRVQALGQIEENANAPQDAKDSLRAAAERAEEAIRSDNDQQIADAQQRLEEALRTFMPAAQQGGQGQADQGGQPQANRQEDDVIDADFKPAE
- a CDS encoding nucleotide exchange factor GrpE produces the protein MTHDDQKKNQNEQATQDTHEAREGQSNQANAEQTEEDDEDIDLGNFPGLDENMFGQVQEMMAKLERVGELEQENADLKVKLGRLAADFENYRRRTQEDVDAAEGQGVAKAAERLMPVYDDLDRALSMGSGDPAKLIPGVEAVQSRVLSIFSGLGLEATGKEGEHFDPRWHEAIQVVPGEEDDVIVQVYQLGFRMGDRLVRPARVVVSKKG